The genome window GGCTCGCTGCAAATACAGGCTTTGGCTACACCCGGACATACCCCAGGCAGCACCAGTTGGACCTGGACTTCATGTGACGAAAAGCAATGCCGCAACATGGCCTATATTGACAGCCTGACCGCTATTTCAGACGACCAATACCGCTATAGCGACGACAACAGCCATCCAGGTTACCTGGCCTCGTTTCGCACTGCACTGAAGCAGATCAGTCAGTTGCCTTGTGACATTTTGCTAACGCCTCATCCGGGTGCCAGCGCGATGTGGCAGCGGCTTGATGCTAATCCAAGCCAAGCTTTAGTCAACCCAAACGGCTGTCGTGACTACGCGGCCAATGCCAGTCTAAAGCTGGATAAGCGTCTGGCAGAGGAAAGTTCAGCTCACTAATATCCGCCTTAGTGCCCGCTTTGACAGGGGCACTCTAACCAATCTTCTATTGATAACTATTCTTATCCGCATTATTATTAAGCCAATTTTAATAGCTTGCTGAATAAGGCTGAGTATCCGGTGTTTAAACTAAAACAACGCTTCTGGTTTTTATTACATGGCTGGGTAGGTTTACCTGTCTGGTTAATTTTTTGCGCTGTGTGTTTAACGGGCACCATTGCTGTTTTTAGTCATGAACTGACCTGGCTGACCAACCCCAATGCCAGAGCAGAAAACCCACAAAACCTGCCGGTTAAACCTGCCACTGAATTGATTGCAGCCGTCAAAGCTGAAGTGCCAGACGCTGAAATTGGCACTGTGCTGGTGATGGAACCTTATCTGGTGAATGCCATTGTCTTCTCCACAGCTAAAGCCCCTTTTGGCATAGCTTATGTCAATCAATACACAGGCGCAGTGCAAGAGCTGAACTACGGCCTGAACTTTATTACCTTTATGCGTTCGTTACACGGCTGGTTATTATTCCCCTGGGAAAGTAGTTACAGCGTGGGTTATTACCTGGTCAGCGGTATGGCCATACTGATGCTGGTGTCTTTAATCACAGGTTTAGTGATTTATAAAAATTTCTGGAAGTCCTTTACCCAACCTAAAGTGCGGTTGAATCAAGGCCGTAAAACGCTGCTGACTGACTTACACCGTTTAGCCGGTGTCTGGTCAATTTGGTTTTTAGTGGTGATGAGTCT of Rheinheimera sp. MM224 contains these proteins:
- a CDS encoding PepSY-associated TM helix domain-containing protein; translated protein: MFKLKQRFWFLLHGWVGLPVWLIFCAVCLTGTIAVFSHELTWLTNPNARAENPQNLPVKPATELIAAVKAEVPDAEIGTVLVMEPYLVNAIVFSTAKAPFGIAYVNQYTGAVQELNYGLNFITFMRSLHGWLLFPWESSYSVGYYLVSGMAILMLVSLITGLVIYKNFWKSFTQPKVRLNQGRKTLLTDLHRLAGVWSIWFLVVMSLTGLWYLVQAILWHNDIDFYHEPKILTATEVPAAGQKHTPPYSLEDALVIAKQTLPELQPAYIMMPEHNRDLYRISGSGDSIFFDQYSYSVLVNPWTGAVTDVHTPAQMGGLEVLSHIADPLHYGTLGGIWTKIIWFLFGLLLSGMSITGFMIWGSRTIKAARAEPATSYTTSEVNS